One region of Solanum pennellii chromosome 6, SPENNV200 genomic DNA includes:
- the LOC107022161 gene encoding uncharacterized protein LOC107022161: MSPYKLVYGNSCHLPTEQEHRSVWEMKKLNLDRGATSTQRMNDLNMMDEFCLQSYESSTLYKEKMKRLCFIPGKLKSKWNGPFFLTKVLPHGAVELENSEGTWFMVNSQRIKIYMGNEESVQEVVKDYYLDDI, from the exons ATGTCTCCTTACAAACTTGTGTATGGGAATTCTTGTCATTTACCGACAGAGCAAGAACATAGGTCTGTGTGGGAAATGAAGAAGCTAAATCTGGATCGGGGTGCAACATCTACTCAGAGGATGAATGACTTGAATATGATGGATGAGTTTTGCCTACAATCCTATGAGAGTTCTACCTTGTACAAAGAGAAAATGAAGAG GTTGTGCTTTATTCcgggaaaactcaagtccaaatggaatGGACCATTTTTTCTCACCAAAGTTCTCCCTCATGGAGCGGTTGAGCTCGAAAACAGTGAAGGAACATGGTTCATGGTCAACAGTCAAAGGATCAAGATTTACATGGGGAACGAGGAGAGTGTGCAAGAGGTTGTTAAGGACTACTATCTTGATGACATATGA